From a region of the Gemmatimonadota bacterium genome:
- a CDS encoding IS630 family transposase, whose protein sequence is MARPSGSAQQLEGRRHRAMRFLDGGRSLHEVAQLIGCHASSVMRWRDARRRGGREGLKVRKASGRPRKLSDEQCTRLLELLLKGAMAQGHRTELWTTQRIAELIEARFGVSYHRDHVGRLMHSLGWSCQKPERRAQERDEEAIERWKREVWPEVKKTPRSWGPTSSSPTRAASN, encoded by the coding sequence ATCGAGCGATGCGGTTTCTCGACGGTGGCCGTTCGCTTCACGAGGTAGCCCAACTGATTGGGTGTCACGCGAGCTCGGTGATGCGCTGGCGCGACGCGCGGCGACGAGGAGGCAGGGAGGGGCTCAAGGTGCGCAAGGCATCGGGCCGGCCGCGCAAGCTGAGCGACGAGCAGTGTACGCGGCTCTTGGAGTTGCTGCTGAAGGGAGCCATGGCCCAGGGCCACCGCACGGAGCTGTGGACGACGCAGCGGATCGCCGAACTCATCGAGGCACGCTTTGGGGTCAGCTACCACCGCGATCACGTGGGTCGCCTCATGCACTCTCTGGGCTGGAGCTGCCAGAAGCCCGAGCGGCGAGCCCAGGAGCGCGACGAAGAGGCCATCGAGCGTTGGAAGCGTGAGGTGTGGCCCGAGGTAAAAAAAACGCCGAGAAGCTGGGGGCCCACATCGTCTTCGCCGACGAGAGCGGCTTCCAACTGA